The sequence TATACGTGAAGTGGGTTCCGATAACTGGTGGAACACTAGTTTCTCCAATGCTGCAAATTTGCGAAACCTTATAGACACATTTCAGTAAATTGACTCCAAGCATCTTTTACTATCTTATTATGTTCAACCAACGTAGATTAACTGATAACGCTGAAATGTATTTTCATAGTTTCCaagttataaaaaaaacatacattTAGTATTTACACTTCTCTTTGCCGACTAACTTTTTTCTAGTACTGGTGTATTTTAAATTGCAATCACAAAATAAAATGTTCGTGATACTAAATTTTAAAGTTAACGAATATGCAACTAAACGTAACTACTTAAGGATACAGCTTTTAGCAAACAAGGCATTGTATGCGAAACATTTCAACTTAATATTAACCTATTCACGACTGATTTTTATATAATATGATATATATCAGCATATATGTTCATGTAATTGCAGTCTAGCGACTTAAGTACTAAATTTTCGATGACTAAATCATTCTAATTTTGATTTAGGTTAGTTATTCTATCTTGTtgtaatataaatatacattgtGTTTCTATACTTCTAGCTTTCACAAGATTACAATTCGTAAGTTGTTAAGATTCTGTAGTTAGTTCTTCATTTCTGTcgagtttaatttgtttaattccttctttgttctggctttattacAATTTAGCTCTTCTACTTAAATTCTCTTCGTTTTACTATAAGAAACTAAAGTTTGTAGTGTACGAAGATAGGTGATGTGTGTCCTAACTATCCTAAACATTTAGATTTTAAATCTGATGGGTTGATAAGTTTCCACACTTTTACTTACTCTCAATATTGTTAGTTCATTTTTATTCCTACGACCATTTTCGACCTATGGCACATTTGTGTATAGCCTTATTGAAAAGCCTGCATCTAATGATGCGATTCAAACCAAAAGTTAGTGGCTTCATGAATATTAGACAATATGCTACTCCTTACAATTTTCAATAGGCTGTAGGTGGTGAATGTTGACAAGAACTGCGCGAGCTTTTTGTATCCATATTGAGATTTCCCCTTTACCTACCCGTTCAAGTTGATAAGACTCCTAAGATAACTGGAATGGTTAACTTTCTCTGTTAATTCGCTCCCTACAACTTAGTTGGAAAAGAATCGTATTAGTGATTTATTAAGTCATATTGGGAGCTGGTTAACAAATTTATTGGAAATACAAACAGTTTCCTACATTACGTTAAACTTGaataattcaaaaaaaaaactttcatataaacatatcagtTCTACTGGTAGATAGAACTAATGGTCTGAGATAAGAAGAATGTTTATACAATGTGATCAAATCAATCGATAAACATCACCACAGTATTGATTGGcttaatcatttaaataatgtgACTTATTTGTTGAAAAATCTTGGATTCAGTAATAACTTTTGCTATTCCTTCTTTTACAGTTTATCTCTTCATTTCTATTCACATATTTTAGTGAAatacatattttgttttaatgattagATTTACAGAACTTTTATGTGTTGTCACGGTAGAAAAATACAGAGTgatcttgttcaactttgtaaTTACTTGTTATTTGTGTTGTGAATTACATGTATGTTTTGATATGATTACACTGTTAATATTTGTCACGattcactgttttttttttttatttttgcaCCTAGAGTATTAATTAAAATTcagttaaaaattattttatcacTCTCATTCAACTAAAAGGTTGATACTGTTTAAATTAAGCTATAATTTTTCATAAGTATCATAACTGCTGTAATTGATTTGTTAGTAATATCTCTCTTTACCCTACACTTTTTTCATCCTATTTTAGTCATTCTCTTAGTTTCATCATTAATCAATGATTGTACTTTTTATGACTtgtcatatatatttcaattgctgtttattttctttttactgTGTTTTCTTTGTAAAAGTGTAATTTCCCTAAAGATCGTCTACCACGTCTATTTATACGTCGTGCACAAAGTCTTATTTCGCTGAAACTCTTTAAAGATGCATTAACTGAATTCAATAACTGTGTAGAATATATGAAATCTGAAAATTTAACTATTccaaataatttaaatgaaatgatgCAAAAGGGAATAAAAGACTGTTCAACTATAAAGAAAGATGAAATATTGATTGATAATTCAGTTATACCGTACTTTGTACATGAGGCGAAATCGTTAATAGTGAAGCATGAAAACACTCAAACGATCATTACAAAGAATTTTAATAATCCTAATAATGGCAGTAATATCACAGATCATAATTTGCATCCAAGCATTTTTCGCTCTCTCCATTTACAAGACCCACCAGCTgtgaaattaaattataatgATGAATTTGGTTGGCATATCGCAGCGACAAAAAATATTCAGCCAGGTTCGTATActgtattatttttaaatctggcacataattcatctgttccacTTGTCACATCATATTAACATAGCTAGGTAAAATCATTAAGTATTAATAGTATCAGCagtagtagaaaagattaagCAAAGAAAAAATAGAAGTTAGTGTAAGAAGATTTCTGAACTCAGGGTTTAAGAGtagataaagagtgaatacaTCTATTCCATTGTGAAGGTTTTTGAGCTATGCCACCCAGCGTCTCCAACTACTTGTTACGATAATTGCATGGACTTCGATTGTATAGTGTGCATATATCAACACTGTTCATTTCCATAGTCCATGGATTGTTATTGCGTTTCGGTTTTGCctcctctagctttcttccagtcCGCACCAGACAACACCTGTCCAGATAGGTAGTGGTTGGGAGTAAGTAATTACtcgttaataataatcatgtgcttaATAGTAACTAACTTCAAGATGGAATTCCTGTAGTTCTAATGAAAAGTCTAGCTCAatcatataaataatgatattgtTCTCATTCTAACAACAAGAATTCAAAAGTTTTAAACAGCTTTTTCTATGAtcaaattattaagttttcgattTTTGTCTtcctatgtgttcaaatagcATTTATTTGAACCCGATTAATATTTGCAAAAACTTACATTTCATCGTTGTTTATATCAATTTAGATCATCGAAACAAATCTATTGGTTTGAAACAGCCATCATTATAGCTAGAAATAATTTGCTGTAGTTTACCTGAATCATCGCTATTATTTCACTGTGTAACAACCAATATTGATATATGATACTATTTTCACCAGTGATTTCTTCACTGACAGAACTGTAGCTGCTATAAGTGGAGGATTGATTTCTAGGAGAATTAGATTTTTGAATTATTCACATTTACTAGTAATTTATACGTTCGGGTATTTAAGTAATGAGcataagtttatttattcagcTTTAGACATCACGTTTTGTGTAAGAGGGCTAATAATATTTTTAGCCACTTAAACTGCAGTGGAGCAAGGTTCAAGAACACAACCTCCTAATTGAAAATCGATTATAATAACCACTAGATCAAGCCTCCACAAATCATACCTACAATCATGCTGAACTTCATTCTCCCGAGATCCAGAGCTGTTATCGAGTTTAGTTTTTAAGCTTTATGACAATGCACATGTGCTAGGTTGGTCAACTAGTGAATAGAATGCTTATTTACAGATAATAAGCAGTAATACGGTCTGGTCGACGGATAACTTTCCAGGAGGTCGAATTCCTGATATAAAGCTCCTGAAAAACGAACACCTAGAGAGAAAGCAATTGATCAGCAGCCTTAATTATTTCCGGCTAAATAACGTACAACATTTTGAACATGAAAATCAATATGATCAGGAATCGTTTACAAACTATGTGATTGGAGGATGTCCCAaagaatttaaaaaatcaaactCGAGTTTTGTCCATATCAACAACCTAGTCAATTATTATCATTCCATTATTTTAATGCTCGTAAAAAGTGTAAGTTcaggtctattattattattcaatttagTCTGTTAACAGATTGTTTCAGGTTCAACTTGACAGCTTGTTAACGATTCTTTTCTTTCAGGTGAACTTCTCATACTAGATAAACCGTATTCTTGTAGACTTCATTACAATAGATTATTACTCAATTGTTATCGTTGCTCTAAACGATGTATCAATCCTATACCCTGCCGTAATTGTACTCAGGTGATCAATTGTTTTACTGTTTTTTCTATGTTAACGTATTATTTACCTATCGATTTTTCCATCAACGTCATTAACTTTTTTTAGGGAAGAATCCAAAAGTCTATACTTTTAGTGTATCTCGAACTAATACGTAATAGCTGTTATGTTCTAGTATAATACTCTCCAACAATGGACATTATTTAAGGGCCCCATACTAATGtgttgtgtgctacttatacggacagatataagtagtatgtgccAAGAATTGGAAGTAGAATTCTTGCTGACTAAAGAGGAATATgaagagaagaggaagaaaaGCAAAAGCAGTTCTTGTAACACCATGAATGAAAGGACGACGGAGTTTGTAAGAAACAATTCAAGGAAAATGTGCAAATGGTCTATTCAatgtattgttttcatattttataaatcGTGTGTGATTTTGCTTGAAACTATAGATTGGTTTATTCTAACCAAGTATTCATTCATTACACTAGAATGAACCAGCTTCCTAATGCTTCCTCCTCTTAATTGGTTGTTCAATTAAGATCAGTACTTAATGTAAACTATgacattcaacaatctccacgagCTCCCTACAGTAATAATTTTTTAACGACTTTTTCTCGATCtttatagtttttaataaaTCATCAGTTAGTGGTAcatcattaaaaatattttcacttttcTAATCTGTGACCGAACCGGCACGATATGCTGTGTTAGATATTATATCTCCTACTACACTGTTAATACGAATGTCTTAATATAATTCCGTATGGTTCTCTTTTGGGTTAGACATTCTTTAAATATGTGTAGGTAAATAGGTACACTATGTTTTTGTGATCATAGAttcctatatttatttatttaaacacataaacatcggtacaaggaggcgccaaatatatatatatatatatgcgttaCACAAaccattcaatttgtgtgagggctggaatactgcccgggtgtccaaaccgaagcaggacaTTCCTATATCAATGGGGTTTGATAGTTATTTAGTTATTTCTGTACATCTACTTAAAGTGCTTGTTTTGTCATATTTTTATTGAGTTCGTCTAGTTTTTCTATACATACATCATCCATAAAACCGTAGTGGAGCAAACAAACATagaaaagttgttttttttgttttaatcatcGTAAGTACGAACTCTTTTTCATATAATAATGAATCTCAAACTCTCAGTAGATTATATATTACTGTCTTTTCGTTCCATCTAAATCCAGTTCTCTATGTATTCGAACTTAGTGATATATATTTTGATATGTCCACAACTGGAATTTGATAATAACCTTACTGTATCAGTTCAGAAAATCCGAACTTCGTATATTTGAGATGCTTTAAAATGAGGTGATAAAACCCGTTTCTTAATCTAGGTAGTTAATCGATAGCCAGTGTTAGCTTGTAATAACATTTACTAATAATTCATACTTGAATAAGAATTTTATTGTCTGTTTTGATATACTTTTTTTGAAGGTTGGTTTTTGTAGTGAATTGTGTGAACAAGAAGCTTGGAATCCAGTATGGATTGATATTAACACATCATTGCCTTTAGAGTCGACAGCTGATTTATCTTTACCGTGCCATCGTTTCGAATGTGGACTTGTTGATCGACTGATTATAGAAGATTATGCTGGTTGGAAACGATTACGCAGTAAATCGTCAAATGACTTGACAGTATCCATAAAGAGATTGAAGTCATTCATTGATAAATTATCTGATGACGATGTAATTGGTGGACCGAATATTTCATGGCTTGCATTTTCTCTTTTAACTAAAACTGCTccaaatattttgaataaattaatcaaGGTAAATTGATATATTGTGTTTCTCTGTCACTAACAAATGTCAATTCGTTACAAACCATACCTTCTCATTCACTGTTTCGAATAGTTCTTTTACcagaatatatttatttattgttccaGTTGGGATTGTTAAAAAACTGTATACTTATCAATGATCTGTCACGTAAATTTTATTATGTTAATAATCCGGACTCGGGTTTTGCCCTATTTGTGAGTAATCGGATAGATATACCTAGTGTTAATGTTCACATTGAAATTCAAACCTAGCACATATCGCTTCGAACACTGGCGTGTTATCTGCTGATCTATTGAGTCCAGACAACCGATAGCTTGTTCAACGAGTATAATGCTTATGTCAGTAATGGTATAGATTTGTATTATTCCATTTTTGATACTCAGGACTGACTTTGGACTGATTAACATCAgacttaattttatttaaatattctttaCCACTAATTGTCTCAGTTCTATGAGACATTCACATCAGTTATATTTTTAACTAGCATGCGTTAATATTCAGGATTGCTCGTTATTAAACGGAGTACCAGATACGTATATCTTATAATGGGTTGCATTGTACACAAACATCGTACGTCATTTAGGAGGGAGAATATATTTGTACGTGTTTGAGTATACAAAACAATTACCATTATAATTTTCCATAGTTTGGATGACGAAGCGATCATAGCTAcaccatcattgaaaatatttaagcAATAGTATAGCACTTCTCAGCATTGCTCATTCACAACCCAACATCCAGGGCTCGAGCCTAGGACCTTCgttctcgcgcgcaaacgcctaacctccagaccactgaaccgggatccaacgatgttaatgtctagttTCAGTCAGTTCACTATATTGCTGAATTACCTTCCATTATCTATTCTAAATAACTCTCTCACACCCGATATGAACGATACTGCCTTATAATAATTCTCGGTTTTAAAtgccggcgctttaaccgggttgatggacacaaagagtccacctaggggagttggaaaaccctgattccaaaccaatggtgcatatgggctccagtaccctgaggaaacaaatggcgtataaaccaattgttggtcgccggctaccatgagactacaTCTTACGCtactccactgtcttgtggactAGACCTGTAGGTCAAATGCTCGTGGAGTATTcgcctaagaaaactacctgcttcggttttggcgtttgggcagtattccagcccccacacaaatcaaatgagatttgtgtggcgcacatgtatctggtgcccccttgtaccagtattcatgtgttcagataaataaataaattcaatgcTGGTCCATCTAAGATCggtttgtgatatatatatatatatatatacatatatatatatatatatatatatatatatatatatatatttatagtgaATTACTAAagtgaataaatttgaaaattttaaatatcCATTTCAGATTtccttaaataaattaatttatcaaattgATGAAAACCCAGTAAACAAAGAAGAATTATCATCATTTACTGGTAATCGTGTTATTCCACAACAAAATTGGGATGATTATACAACTGTTGATTGGCTGATAACAAATTCAATTAAACGTAAAACTAGTGATTTATGGCAACGGACTGTTGTAGCTGTTTATTTAACTTTTTGTCTTGAAGTAAGTTGTATATTTCCACTATATACTATCAGAAATTATTATCAATAGAATAATAGACATTAAATCcaaaaacttttaaaattatacCTGGTTTCTGATTTGTTCTGTTTATTTGTCTTTGTAAATTTTACTGATATGTTATATTCTATTATCCAAAGAAGCTTAAATTAGAAATTGAAATAATAGTTGTAAATTATAGAGAATGGTGATTAATTTGTACATATATAACCCAGATTTAAAAAAGTGCTTCGACGATATTATTAGGTAGGAAACAGTTTTGTATATCTAAATGAAGGTTTTATACTTCAAGCTATAAAAATGATTCCATAAATCTCTCAGATATGCGTTTTCGTCGAAATCTTCTGCCTTCCAGTATGTAAAGCAATTAATTTAAGGATGTTATGACATGTAACAAGTTGTCAATGTTTTTTTGAAATCATCCAATACGGATTTTGTATACAAATTATTAAGATCAAATACTGTTATGCTCTACGATTCATGATCAGCTACTTTCCACTCTGATTTCCAAGGTAATTCAAATACAGTTTTGCAATTGGCCAATCACAAATCAACGAGATAATGAGCTCACGTGGTTGGTCAGGAAATGGTTTGAATTCCTAGAGTGAGACATACACTGTTAGTGACGTTAAATATATATAGGGTTACATAACAGTTCAGTCAATAAACACCCTTCTCACTCTCAGTATTTTCTTTTGAATAACCGTTTGGGCTCGTATCTAGGGTGATCAGGGATCAGTATTGATATCGGACATTGCACGTGGCAACTGAATCAAGTCGTATTCACCGGTAATGATTTGATGATTTACTGTGTAAATACCGTATTATGCAATTAGGCACTTGTAATCCTTAAGATATGGATGCGTGTCACTTGTGATTGAAAAAAATCAGTTTCGTATATCCTTCGCACTCTAATCGATTCAGCTATTGTCCGCCATATCAGCTCGCTTTGTTGAATACCATATATGTTTTTATAGTAAAGAAATCTGGATACAAAATTCCAACAAGATTCTCGTTTTGCAAGGATTTACCTTGTAAATATTCGGAAATACACGTATATGAAGTTTTGATGTCTGATTAGCTACCATTCATTCTTAGATTTTTACGAACATTCTTGGTCTCGTGACATTATTTTTCATCGCCCAATATATTTGATGTGCGTGTTCTGTAGTGATTTTCTCTAGTTTCTCCAAAGGACATAGGTCGATGAAATTGTACGAACCACCATGTTGATGCTTTTTAGGTTTCTTAGTAGTCAAATTTGCTGCAGGGTTGTAAACATTTCAATGAAACTTCTTAAATACAAATGGTTGAcagaaataattagttaattGAAACAAATGTAAAATAGAAGAATTTATAGCAATAAATGCACATTTGGGAGAATGGCGACTCAGAAGCTTGTATAGACccttaaaaaaatatatgttaATAATTCCTAAACTATGATGAAGTTTGATTTATCCAAAATCTTTTTCTAAAGTATGCTGATAACTGTCAACTGTGTTTGCATAAGGTGGTTTTCTTTCACCCGATATTTTAGTAAACTTCTCAGTACTGTTACATCTTAATAAATATTACGTGACTGCA comes from Schistosoma haematobium chromosome 3, whole genome shotgun sequence and encodes:
- a CDS encoding hypothetical protein (EggNog:ENOG410VH0D~COG:B), translating into MKSENLTIPNNLNEMMQKGIKDCSTIKKDEILIDNSVIPYFVHEAKSLIVKHENTQTIITKNFNNPNNGSNITDHNLHPSIFRSLHLQDPPAVKLNYNDEFGWHIAATKNIQPGELLILDKPYSCRLHYNRLLLNCYRCSKRCINPIPCRNCTQVGFCSELCEQEAWNPVWIDINTSLPLESTADLSLPCHRFECGLVDRLIIEDYAGWKRLRSKSSNDLTVSIKRLKSFIDKLSDDDVIGGPNISWLAFSLLTKTAPNILNKLIKISLNKLIYQIDENPVNKEELSSFTGNRVIPQQNWDDYTTVDWLITNSIKRKTSDLWQRTVVAVYLTFCLEAGGYPITRDVDDNSQLDCTLLSFDWASTCILHHLQCISSNGHSLSLPEYIFTENTTTVHNNNTSDKQHKIPGIDLNKLTSTEISTCLYPVLSLINHSCDPNITNVTIDKFQCAIYSIRPIKQNEIIYGNYGLHYAVHSLNERQSSLQSQYHFHCVCQACIENWSPLITTTNSITNSNKDFQLKCLTCSGLINFNTVTTLLDSDNKSSLKNIHYCQCSQPIQLKSLSKFQKLVYNDLYTKFNTIPLTFQKTSPKKMTNKFLNKFIVYTKQMLDTEHLYSILQRPCTTLDWLQEMLKQLLDLQHSGWSYESKIIRSAF